CCCCGAAAAGTTTCACATCCTTATGTGCCAGAAACGGATAGAAAAACCCGATCGCATTGGAACCACCCCCAACGCAGGCCACCATTGCATCTGGCAAACGACCGGTTTTCGCCTGGATCTGGGCATGGGTTTCGCGACCAATGATCCGCTGCAAATCACGCACAATACGCGGATAAGGATGCGGCCCGGCCCCCGTACCTAGCAGATAATAGGTATCGGCGACATTGGTGATCCAGTCGCGCAGGGCGTCATTCATCGCATCTTTCAGGGTTGCGGTGCCCGCATGAACCGGGCTTACCGTGGCACCCAGCATTTTCATGCGCTGCACATTGACCTGCTGGCGGGCAATATCCTCGGCCCCCATATAGATCACGCATTCCAGCCCGAAAAGCGCACAGGCCGTGGCGGTTGCCACCCCATGCTGCCCGGCCCCGGTTTCGGCAATGATGCGGCGTTTCCCCATGCGGCGCGCCAGCAATATCTGCCCCATGCAATTATTGATCTTGTGCGCGCCGGTATGGTTCAAATCCTCGCGTTTCAGGTAAATCTGCGCGCCACCCAATTCGCGGGTGGCATTTTTGGCATGAAAAAGCGGGCTGGGCCGACCGACAAAGTCGGTTAAAATTTCTTGCAGCTCGGCCCAATAGGCCGGGTCATTGCGGGCTTCTTCATAAAACTGTTCCAGGGCACGAAGGGCGGGCATCAGGGTTTCAGGCATATATTGGCCCCCATAGTCGCCAAACTGGCCCAGTTCATCGGGTTCTTCATGATGAAAATTATGGTCTGTCGCGGGCTGCATCGCAGTGTTTCCTCGTTCCGTGATCCGTTTCTGGGCACAAACTAGGCAAAACGGTAGAGATGCGGAATCGACAAATTCTTGCCTAATGCTGTTAGAAAAAATAACATCTAGAAATGTCAAGATTACCGCCGCTTAACGCCCTTCGCGTTTTTAACGCTGCCGCGCGCCATTTGAATTTTTCACTGGCGGCAAAGGAATTGTGCGTCACCCACAGTGCGGTCAGCCACCAGATCCGCCATCTCGAAGACTGGATGGGATGCACCCTGTTTGTGCGCCATGCCGGGGGTGTGCGCCTG
The window above is part of the Thalassospira marina genome. Proteins encoded here:
- the trpB gene encoding tryptophan synthase subunit beta; the encoded protein is MQPATDHNFHHEEPDELGQFGDYGGQYMPETLMPALRALEQFYEEARNDPAYWAELQEILTDFVGRPSPLFHAKNATRELGGAQIYLKREDLNHTGAHKINNCMGQILLARRMGKRRIIAETGAGQHGVATATACALFGLECVIYMGAEDIARQQVNVQRMKMLGATVSPVHAGTATLKDAMNDALRDWITNVADTYYLLGTGAGPHPYPRIVRDLQRIIGRETHAQIQAKTGRLPDAMVACVGGGSNAIGFFYPFLAHKDVKLFGVEAGGHGIESGAHAACIGAGETGVLHGCLSYFLQDDDGQIRNAHSISAGLDYPGVGPEHALLHDMKRVIYPSVTDDEAVDAFHWLTRREGILPALESSHALAFARKLAPTMRQDQSLVICLSGRGDKDMATVLRHGQEKAKQPANNNTTPQAEDQ